The following are encoded together in the Pseudomonas xantholysinigenes genome:
- a CDS encoding quinone-dependent dihydroorotate dehydrogenase gives MYTLARQMLFKLSPETSHDLSLDLIGAGGRLGLNGLLCKQPAALPVTVMGLNFANPVGLAAGLDKNGAAIDGFAQLGFGFVEIGTVTPRPQPGNPKPRLFRLPEATAIINRMGFNNLGVDHLLGRVRAANYSGVLGINIGKNFDTPVERAQDDYLICLEKVYNDASYITVNVSSPNTPGLRSLQFGDSLKQLLDALAERREQLAQANGKRVPLAIKIAPDMSDEETALVAAALLESGMDAVIATNTTLGREGVEGLPFGGEAGGLSGAPVLTKSTHTVKVLAGELGGKLPIIAAGGITEGRHAAEKIAAGASLVQIYSGFIYKGPALIREAVDAIAAMPRQ, from the coding sequence ATGTATACCCTGGCCCGCCAGATGCTGTTCAAGCTCTCCCCGGAAACCTCCCACGACCTGTCGCTGGACCTGATCGGCGCCGGTGGCCGCCTGGGGCTCAATGGCTTGCTGTGCAAGCAGCCGGCAGCGTTGCCGGTGACCGTCATGGGCTTGAACTTCGCCAACCCGGTGGGCCTGGCTGCGGGCCTGGACAAGAACGGCGCGGCCATCGACGGCTTTGCCCAGCTGGGTTTCGGTTTTGTCGAGATCGGCACCGTGACTCCGCGCCCGCAACCAGGTAATCCGAAGCCGCGCTTGTTCCGCCTGCCAGAGGCGACCGCGATCATCAACCGCATGGGCTTCAACAACCTGGGCGTCGATCACTTGCTGGGCCGGGTGCGCGCCGCGAACTACAGCGGCGTGCTGGGCATCAACATCGGCAAGAACTTCGACACCCCGGTCGAGCGCGCCCAGGACGACTACCTGATCTGCCTCGAGAAGGTCTACAACGACGCCAGCTACATCACCGTCAACGTCAGTTCACCCAATACTCCTGGCCTGCGCTCGCTGCAGTTCGGCGACTCGCTCAAGCAACTGCTCGATGCCCTGGCCGAGCGCCGCGAGCAGCTTGCTCAGGCGAACGGCAAGCGTGTGCCATTGGCAATCAAGATCGCCCCGGACATGAGTGACGAAGAAACCGCCCTGGTGGCTGCGGCGCTGCTTGAATCGGGCATGGACGCGGTAATCGCCACCAACACCACCCTGGGCCGCGAAGGGGTCGAAGGACTGCCGTTCGGTGGCGAGGCGGGCGGTCTGTCGGGCGCCCCGGTGCTGACCAAGAGCACCCATACGGTGAAGGTGCTGGCGGGCGAGCTGGGCGGCAAGTTGCCGATCATCGCCGCCGGCGGCATCACCGAAGGTCGCCATGCCGCCGAAAAGATCGCCGCGGGTGCCAGCCTGGTGCAAATCTACTCGGGCTTCATCTATAAGGGGCCAGCGTTGATCCGCGAGGCGGTGGATGCGATTGCGGCGATGCCGCGGCAGTAA